Proteins encoded within one genomic window of Streptomyces sp. NBC_01314:
- a CDS encoding DEAD/DEAH box helicase, with amino-acid sequence MSISSTDHVVVPENEDVENIENVSVEAAPEVTFATLGLPEGVVRKLAQNGVTSPFPIQAATIPDALAGKDILGRGRTGSGKTLSFGLPLLTQLSGSHTEKKKPRGIILTPTRELAMQVADALQPYGDVLGLKMKVVCGGTSMSNQIYALERGVDVLVATPGRLRDLINRGACSLANVQVAVLDEADQMSDLGFLPEVTELLDQIPGGGQRMLFSATMENEISTLVKRYLSNPVTHEVDSAQGNVTTMSHHILIVKPKDKAPVTAAIASRKGRTIIFVRTQLGADRIAEQLCDSGVKADALHGGMTQGARTRVLEDFKKGYVNALVATDVAARGIHVDGIDLVLNVDPAGDHKDYLHRSGRTARAGRSGTVVSLSLPHQRRQIFRLMEDAGVDASRHIIQGGTAFDTEVAEITGARSMTEVQAESVDNAAQQAEREVAQLSKELERATRRASELRDEATRLTARAARERGEDPEAAVVAAAETVTATAAVEADGAPVEAPAVIVEQPAERPAYEPRQRRDERGNGGYERRDNDRGGFRRDDRRDGERGGFDRRDDRRDGDRGGRTFERRDDRGGSGFRRDNDRGGRTFERRDDRGGSGFRRDNDRRDDRRDGDRGGRTFERRDDRGGSGFRRDNDRGGVERRDGERGGRSFERRDSGDRGGSGTSGASGGGGFRRDGDRGGRTFERRDERGGHRGSDRPFNRDRQGGDRPGFRSGGHERPYGRRDDHRGTGTGTGTGTGTGSGTGTGSSFGRRDEKPRWKRNG; translated from the coding sequence ATGTCCATTTCCAGTACTGATCACGTCGTCGTGCCCGAGAACGAAGACGTCGAGAACATCGAGAACGTCTCCGTCGAGGCAGCACCCGAGGTCACCTTCGCGACCCTGGGTCTCCCCGAGGGCGTAGTGCGCAAGCTCGCGCAGAACGGCGTGACCAGCCCCTTCCCGATCCAGGCCGCGACCATCCCGGACGCCCTGGCCGGCAAGGACATCCTCGGCCGTGGCCGCACCGGCTCCGGCAAGACCCTCTCCTTCGGTCTGCCGCTGCTGACGCAGCTGTCCGGCAGCCACACCGAGAAGAAGAAGCCCCGCGGCATCATCCTCACGCCGACGCGTGAGCTCGCGATGCAGGTCGCGGACGCCCTCCAGCCGTACGGCGACGTTCTCGGCCTGAAGATGAAGGTCGTCTGCGGCGGTACGTCGATGAGCAACCAGATCTACGCCCTGGAGCGCGGCGTCGACGTCCTCGTCGCCACCCCGGGCCGTCTGCGCGACCTCATCAACCGTGGCGCCTGCTCCCTCGCGAACGTCCAGGTCGCCGTGCTCGACGAGGCCGACCAGATGTCCGACCTGGGCTTCCTGCCCGAGGTCACCGAGCTGCTCGACCAGATCCCGGGCGGCGGCCAGCGCATGCTGTTCTCGGCCACGATGGAGAACGAGATCTCCACGCTGGTCAAGCGCTACCTGAGCAACCCCGTCACACACGAGGTCGACAGCGCCCAGGGCAACGTCACGACGATGTCGCACCACATCCTCATCGTGAAGCCCAAGGACAAGGCGCCGGTCACCGCCGCGATCGCCTCCCGCAAGGGCCGCACGATCATCTTCGTCCGCACCCAGCTGGGCGCCGACCGTATCGCCGAGCAGCTCTGCGACTCCGGTGTGAAGGCCGACGCGCTCCACGGCGGTATGACGCAGGGCGCGCGTACCCGCGTGCTCGAGGACTTCAAGAAGGGTTACGTCAACGCGCTGGTCGCGACCGACGTGGCCGCCCGCGGTATCCACGTCGACGGTATCGACCTGGTCCTGAACGTGGACCCGGCCGGTGACCACAAGGACTACCTGCACCGCTCCGGCCGTACGGCCCGCGCGGGCCGGAGTGGCACGGTCGTGTCCCTCTCCCTGCCGCACCAGCGTCGCCAGATCTTCCGTCTGATGGAGGACGCGGGCGTCGACGCCTCGCGCCACATCATCCAGGGCGGTACGGCCTTCGACACCGAGGTCGCCGAGATCACCGGCGCCCGGTCGATGACCGAGGTCCAGGCCGAGTCGGTCGACAACGCCGCGCAGCAGGCCGAGCGCGAGGTCGCCCAGCTCAGCAAGGAGCTGGAGCGGGCCACGCGCCGCGCCTCCGAGCTGCGCGACGAGGCCACGCGGCTGACCGCGCGTGCCGCGCGGGAGCGGGGCGAGGACCCGGAGGCGGCCGTCGTCGCCGCCGCGGAGACCGTCACCGCCACCGCCGCCGTCGAGGCGGACGGTGCGCCGGTCGAGGCCCCGGCCGTGATCGTCGAGCAGCCGGCCGAGCGTCCGGCGTACGAGCCGCGTCAGCGTCGCGACGAGCGGGGCAACGGCGGTTACGAGCGTCGTGACAACGACCGCGGCGGGTTCCGCCGTGACGACCGTCGCGACGGTGAGCGCGGTGGGTTCGACCGCCGTGACGACCGTCGGGACGGCGACCGTGGTGGCCGTACCTTCGAGCGTCGTGACGACCGCGGTGGCAGTGGCTTCCGTCGGGACAACGACCGTGGTGGCCGTACCTTCGAGCGCCGCGACGACCGCGGCGGCAGTGGCTTCCGCCGCGACAACGACCGCCGTGACGACCGTCGGGACGGCGACCGTGGTGGCCGTACCTTCGAGCGTCGTGACGACCGCGGCGGCAGTGGCTTCCGCCGGGACAACGACCGTGGCGGGGTCGAGCGTCGTGACGGTGAGCGCGGTGGGCGTTCGTTCGAGCGTCGTGACAGCGGTGACCGTGGTGGCAGTGGCACCAGTGGTGCCAGTGGTGGCGGTGGCTTCCGTCGGGACGGCGACCGTGGTGGCCGTACCTTCGAGCGCCGCGACGAGCGTGGCGGGCACCGGGGCAGCGACCGTCCGTTCAACCGTGACCGGCAGGGCGGCGACCGTCCGGGCTTCCGCTCCGGCGGCCACGAGCGTCCGTACGGCCGTCGTGACGACCACCGCGGCACCGGCACCGGCACCGGCACTGGAACCGGCACGGGCTCCGGCACCGGCACCGGCTCCTCCTTCGGCCGTCGCGACGAGAAGCCGCGCTGGAAGCGCAACGGCTGA
- a CDS encoding amino acid permease has product MTDDDIARGAAGASAPDSVSVSVSDEERLAQLGYTQVLARRMSAFSNYAVSFTIISVLSGCMTLYLFGMNTGGPAVITWGWVVVGLMTLFVGLAMAEICSAYPTSAGLYFWAHRLAPERSAAAWAWFTGWFNVLGQVAVTAGIDFGAASFLAAYLNLEFGFEVTPGRTILLFAAILLLHGLLNTFGVRIVGLLNNISVWWHVVGVVVIVGALVIVPDSHQSASFVFTEFVNHTGWGSGLYVVLLGLLMAQYTFTGYDASAHMTEETHDASTAGPKGIVQSIWTSWVAGFVLLLGFTFAIQSYDGARESATGVPPAQILLDALGATGGKLLLLVVIGAQLFCGMASVTANSRMIYAFSRDGALPFSHVWHTVSPRTRTPVAAVWLAAGGALVLGLPYLINVTAYAAVTSIAVIGLYIAYVIPTLLRLRKGDAFERGPWHLGRWSRAIGLIAVIWVFVITVLFMLPQLSPVTWENFNYAPVAVLAVLGFAAIWWAASARHWFLNPEHERSVAREEARKVAR; this is encoded by the coding sequence ATGACAGATGACGACATAGCCCGTGGGGCAGCCGGGGCTTCGGCTCCGGACTCTGTGTCGGTCTCGGTGTCCGACGAGGAACGGCTGGCCCAACTGGGCTACACGCAGGTCCTCGCCCGCCGTATGTCCGCGTTCTCCAACTACGCGGTCTCCTTCACGATCATCTCGGTCCTCTCCGGCTGTATGACGCTCTACCTCTTCGGCATGAACACCGGCGGGCCCGCGGTGATCACCTGGGGCTGGGTCGTGGTCGGCCTGATGACGCTCTTCGTCGGCCTGGCCATGGCCGAGATCTGCTCGGCCTATCCGACCTCCGCCGGCCTGTACTTCTGGGCCCATCGACTGGCGCCGGAGCGCAGCGCGGCCGCCTGGGCGTGGTTCACGGGCTGGTTCAACGTGCTCGGCCAGGTCGCCGTGACCGCCGGCATCGACTTCGGCGCGGCGTCCTTCCTGGCGGCGTATCTGAACCTGGAGTTCGGCTTCGAGGTGACTCCGGGCCGGACGATCCTCCTCTTCGCCGCGATCCTGCTGCTGCACGGCCTCCTGAACACCTTCGGTGTCCGCATCGTCGGTCTGCTGAACAACATCAGCGTGTGGTGGCACGTCGTGGGTGTCGTCGTCATCGTCGGCGCGCTCGTCATCGTCCCCGACAGCCATCAGTCGGCGTCGTTCGTGTTCACTGAGTTCGTCAACCACACGGGCTGGGGCAGCGGGTTGTACGTGGTGCTGCTGGGCCTGTTGATGGCGCAGTACACCTTCACCGGGTACGACGCCTCCGCCCACATGACCGAGGAGACGCACGACGCGTCGACGGCCGGCCCCAAGGGCATCGTCCAGTCCATCTGGACGTCCTGGGTGGCGGGCTTCGTCCTCCTCCTCGGCTTCACCTTCGCCATCCAGTCCTACGACGGCGCTCGCGAGTCGGCCACCGGGGTGCCGCCCGCGCAGATCCTGCTCGACGCGCTCGGCGCGACCGGCGGCAAACTGCTCCTCCTCGTCGTCATCGGCGCGCAGCTCTTCTGCGGTATGGCCTCCGTCACAGCCAACAGCCGCATGATCTACGCCTTCTCGCGCGACGGCGCACTCCCGTTCTCGCACGTCTGGCACACGGTCAGCCCCCGCACCCGCACCCCCGTGGCGGCGGTCTGGCTGGCGGCGGGCGGCGCGCTCGTACTGGGCCTGCCGTATCTGATCAATGTCACGGCGTATGCCGCCGTCACCTCGATCGCTGTGATCGGCCTCTACATCGCGTACGTCATCCCGACGCTGCTGCGGCTGCGCAAGGGCGACGCGTTCGAACGGGGGCCCTGGCATCTGGGCCGCTGGTCGCGGGCGATCGGCCTCATCGCGGTGATCTGGGTCTTCGTGATCACCGTGCTGTTCATGCTCCCGCAGCTGTCCCCGGTCACCTGGGAGAACTTCAACTACGCGCCCGTCGCCGTCCTGGCGGTGCTGGGCTTCGCGGCGATCTGGTGGGCCGCCTCCGCCCGCCACTGGTTCCTCAACCCCGAGCACGAGCGCAGCGTGGCCCGGGAGGAGGCGCGGAAGGTGGCGCGATAG
- a CDS encoding TetR/AcrR family transcriptional regulator codes for MPAPTSSEDRPRKRRPYAPRVPLAERREQLLDAALTVIVSDGYDRVSIDAIAKRAHVARSVVYGAFENLDTLLTALLDRQQARAFARLLETIPAAGDPRDPTAGDPRAPAAADLHDPAVFASEAVRRMSAMLREDPDTWRLILLTPGNMPTVVRDRIESDRERFRRRVEEWISLVLTGRSDRSGPELDPRVLAHALVACAEHFGRVALTDPGTFEPSHLIGQVRMILGALWPPTR; via the coding sequence ATGCCAGCGCCCACCTCTTCGGAAGACAGGCCACGCAAGCGCCGCCCCTACGCCCCCCGTGTCCCGCTCGCCGAACGCCGCGAGCAGTTGCTCGACGCGGCCCTCACCGTGATCGTGAGCGACGGCTACGACCGGGTCTCCATCGACGCCATCGCCAAGCGGGCCCACGTCGCCCGGTCGGTGGTCTACGGCGCCTTCGAGAATCTCGACACCCTGCTGACCGCGCTGCTCGACCGACAGCAGGCACGCGCCTTCGCACGACTGCTTGAGACGATCCCCGCCGCGGGAGACCCGCGTGATCCCACCGCGGGAGATCCGCGTGCCCCTGCCGCTGCGGACCTGCACGACCCCGCCGTGTTCGCCTCCGAAGCGGTGCGCCGGATGTCGGCGATGCTCCGCGAGGACCCGGACACCTGGCGGCTGATCCTGCTGACTCCGGGCAACATGCCCACGGTCGTCCGCGACCGCATCGAGTCGGACCGCGAACGGTTCCGGCGCCGGGTCGAGGAGTGGATCTCCCTCGTACTGACCGGCAGGAGCGACCGGAGCGGCCCGGAACTCGACCCGCGGGTCCTCGCCCACGCACTCGTCGCCTGCGCGGAACACTTCGGCCGCGTCGCCCTCACCGATCCCGGCACATTCGAACCGTCACACCTGATCGGCCAGGTACGGATGATCCTCGGCGCCCTCTGGCCGCCTACGCGCTGA
- a CDS encoding oxygenase MpaB family protein: MAKLKRNEVEPHEDYGFFGPGSVVWKVWSYPTAPTVGFQRAVVVEELDPPLVAAVHATQGIYRRSRTRYDRTLRYFAMVAFAGSREVCGAADVLVKIHSKAIGRLPYGDGTYDANDPASQLWIQLTGWHSILYAYEKYGPGRLTEQEEKEYWEACAVAAELQTCSPDDVPRSRDGVRAYFERMRPRLSASPIAVQAMNHLLRSELVFPPTPRWAKPASLAVAKTQRIATIATMPRWMREMAGIRQSRLLDALIVPVMKTAFALAHLSPRAELRLIARLSPSTVAVIAPMKLGIPPRKEEVLTPAEARARHGYAKPAEAHLEFRARQAARVLDDGEAPSDQGLIESQEILGPLS; encoded by the coding sequence ATGGCGAAGCTGAAGCGGAACGAGGTCGAACCGCACGAGGACTACGGTTTCTTCGGTCCCGGCTCGGTGGTGTGGAAGGTCTGGAGCTATCCGACCGCGCCGACGGTGGGCTTCCAGCGGGCCGTCGTGGTGGAGGAACTCGATCCGCCGCTGGTTGCCGCGGTCCACGCGACCCAGGGCATCTACCGGCGCTCGCGCACTCGCTACGACCGGACCCTGCGGTACTTCGCGATGGTGGCCTTCGCCGGTTCACGGGAGGTGTGCGGGGCCGCCGACGTCCTGGTCAAGATCCATTCCAAGGCGATCGGCCGACTGCCCTACGGCGACGGCACCTACGATGCCAACGATCCCGCCTCGCAGCTGTGGATCCAGCTCACCGGCTGGCACTCGATCCTCTACGCGTACGAGAAGTACGGACCCGGCCGGCTCACCGAGCAGGAGGAGAAGGAGTACTGGGAGGCGTGCGCGGTCGCCGCGGAACTGCAGACGTGCTCCCCGGACGACGTGCCCCGCAGCCGTGACGGCGTCCGCGCGTACTTCGAACGGATGCGTCCGCGGCTGTCCGCCAGCCCCATCGCCGTGCAGGCCATGAACCACCTGCTCAGGAGCGAGCTCGTCTTCCCGCCGACGCCGCGCTGGGCGAAACCGGCGAGCCTGGCTGTCGCGAAGACCCAGCGGATCGCCACGATCGCCACCATGCCGCGCTGGATGCGCGAGATGGCGGGAATCCGGCAGTCACGCCTCCTCGACGCGCTCATCGTGCCCGTCATGAAGACGGCCTTCGCGCTCGCCCACCTCAGCCCCAGGGCCGAACTGCGCCTGATAGCACGGCTCTCGCCCTCCACCGTCGCGGTGATCGCACCGATGAAGCTCGGCATACCTCCCCGCAAGGAGGAGGTACTGACCCCCGCGGAGGCCCGCGCCCGCCACGGCTACGCCAAGCCCGCCGAGGCCCATCTCGAATTCCGGGCACGGCAGGCGGCCCGTGTCCTCGACGACGGCGAAGCCCCCAGCGACCAGGGGCTGATCGAGTCCCAGGAGATCCTGGGGCCACTGTCGTAA
- a CDS encoding chloride channel protein, with translation MPVGTTESGAASPPDPMTLLRSRAYLVLLVMAALIGVPVSAAAFGFLALVGEVQPLLYTDLPKSMGFAGTPWWWPLPLLAVGGLLTALTVQYLPGHGGHEPTAGFKPTGAPTPIELPGIFTAALATLCFGAVLGPEAPLLALGGGLAAGAVRMVRRDPPEQMSAVLGAAGSFAAVSSLLGSPLLGAFLLMEASGLGGAMMAVVLVPGLLAAGIGALIFVGLGSWTGLGTYSLTLHDVPEAARPTAAEFGWALVIGLSAALAGLGIRWLSVRLRTHVERRRVPATVVMGLVVAGLAIGYAEGTGKPATDVLYSGQTALDPFLTHSAAYSVGALSLLVLCKGLAYCASLSGFRGGPIFPAMFVGAAGGILSSHLPGLTLVAGFAMGIGAMSAAMLRLPLVSVLLATLLIGAQGVTVMPLVIVAVVVSYVATAKLTPLPGSGSGSGSGSAPAPAPAPAPAPGRR, from the coding sequence ATGCCGGTCGGCACGACCGAATCCGGGGCCGCGTCGCCCCCGGACCCGATGACGCTTCTTCGGAGCCGCGCGTACCTGGTGCTTCTGGTGATGGCCGCGCTGATCGGCGTGCCGGTGTCCGCGGCGGCGTTCGGCTTCCTCGCACTGGTCGGGGAGGTCCAGCCGTTGCTCTACACGGATCTGCCCAAGTCGATGGGGTTCGCCGGGACGCCCTGGTGGTGGCCGCTGCCGCTGCTCGCGGTGGGAGGGCTGCTCACGGCGCTGACGGTTCAGTACCTGCCGGGGCACGGCGGCCATGAACCGACAGCCGGGTTCAAGCCGACCGGCGCGCCCACCCCCATCGAACTGCCCGGCATCTTCACCGCGGCCCTGGCGACACTCTGCTTCGGCGCCGTCCTCGGGCCCGAGGCGCCTCTTCTGGCGCTCGGCGGCGGGCTCGCCGCCGGCGCCGTGCGGATGGTCAGACGCGACCCTCCGGAGCAGATGAGCGCAGTGTTGGGCGCGGCCGGCAGTTTCGCGGCCGTCAGTTCGCTGCTGGGATCACCCCTGCTGGGAGCGTTCCTCCTGATGGAAGCCTCAGGGCTGGGTGGGGCGATGATGGCGGTGGTGCTGGTGCCCGGCCTGCTGGCCGCGGGCATCGGCGCGCTCATCTTCGTCGGGCTGGGATCCTGGACCGGGCTGGGCACCTACTCGCTGACACTGCACGACGTACCCGAGGCCGCGCGCCCGACAGCGGCGGAATTCGGCTGGGCTCTGGTCATCGGACTGTCGGCCGCGCTCGCGGGTCTCGGAATCCGATGGCTCTCCGTCCGGCTCAGGACGCATGTCGAGAGGCGGCGGGTGCCGGCCACGGTGGTCATGGGCCTGGTCGTGGCGGGGCTGGCGATCGGCTACGCGGAGGGCACCGGCAAACCGGCGACGGACGTGCTGTATTCGGGGCAGACGGCGCTGGATCCGTTCCTCACGCACAGCGCCGCGTACTCGGTGGGCGCGTTGTCGCTGCTGGTGTTGTGCAAGGGCCTGGCCTATTGCGCGTCGCTCAGCGGCTTCAGGGGAGGCCCGATCTTTCCCGCGATGTTCGTGGGAGCGGCGGGCGGCATCCTGTCCTCCCATCTGCCGGGGCTGACCCTGGTCGCGGGGTTCGCGATGGGTATCGGAGCGATGAGCGCCGCGATGCTGCGCCTTCCGCTGGTCTCCGTCCTGCTGGCCACGCTGCTGATCGGGGCACAGGGGGTCACCGTCATGCCGCTGGTGATCGTCGCGGTAGTGGTCTCGTACGTCGCCACAGCGAAGCTCACACCGCTTCCGGGATCGGGATCGGGATCGGGATCGGGATCGGCACCGGCACCGGCACCGGCACCGGCACCGGCACCGGGCCGACGGTAG
- a CDS encoding FtsX-like permease family protein — MSHRRRTGAEGQEGAQAAVVLVGHQRQVAAVTKSLQGAGFSASPVSDRVRDLPGLFGVADLAMRVGVLVLALGAVALGTVRAADSTRARVGQFAVLRILGSGRPELRRILLGEAVLSGGAAGVVGVLVGTVASVALAGPLSGLLGLPISRTDALPGPAWAAAALLLPAVGPATGTLLGSREVLRRDPYLTARAHG, encoded by the coding sequence GTGTCACACCGACGACGAACCGGGGCCGAGGGCCAGGAGGGCGCGCAGGCCGCCGTCGTGCTGGTCGGGCACCAGCGGCAGGTGGCCGCCGTGACCAAGTCGCTTCAGGGGGCGGGATTCTCGGCGTCGCCCGTGTCCGACCGGGTACGTGACCTGCCGGGTCTCTTCGGGGTGGCGGATCTCGCGATGCGGGTCGGGGTGCTGGTTCTGGCGTTGGGTGCCGTCGCGCTCGGGACGGTGCGGGCGGCGGACAGTACGCGGGCCCGGGTCGGGCAGTTCGCCGTCCTGCGGATCCTCGGGTCCGGGCGGCCGGAGCTGCGGCGGATCCTGCTCGGTGAGGCCGTGCTCTCGGGTGGGGCGGCCGGGGTGGTGGGCGTGCTCGTCGGAACGGTTGCTTCCGTGGCGTTGGCCGGTCCGCTCAGCGGCCTCCTCGGCCTGCCCATCTCCCGCACGGACGCCCTGCCCGGACCGGCCTGGGCCGCCGCCGCACTGCTGCTGCCCGCCGTCGGCCCGGCCACCGGCACCCTCCTCGGCAGCCGCGAAGTCCTCCGCCGGGACCCCTATCTCACGGCACGGGCCCACGGCTGA
- the cyaB gene encoding class IV adenylate cyclase, giving the protein MIEAELKARVRAPEAVARALDERAEGRSETYQDTYYDLPDGSLRARDEELRLRFLADHGTGDRRTLLTFKAATVDEASGSKPEYETRVEDSQIAHAILEHLGYVPAIVFEKRCRSHSFEAYGRRMLATLVRVPELDGTFLEIESLVQEEAEVAAALDDIRTVLGDLGIVPEDLTRELYTDAVAAVRRTRP; this is encoded by the coding sequence GTGATCGAGGCGGAGTTGAAGGCCCGGGTCCGTGCGCCGGAGGCGGTCGCGCGGGCGCTCGACGAGCGGGCCGAGGGCAGGTCCGAGACGTACCAGGACACGTACTACGACCTGCCGGACGGCAGCCTGCGCGCCCGGGACGAGGAACTGCGGCTGCGGTTCCTGGCCGACCACGGCACGGGCGACCGGCGGACGCTGCTCACCTTCAAGGCGGCCACGGTGGACGAGGCGTCCGGTTCGAAGCCCGAGTACGAGACGCGGGTCGAGGACTCGCAGATCGCGCACGCCATCCTGGAACACCTCGGCTATGTGCCGGCGATCGTGTTCGAGAAGCGCTGCCGCAGCCACTCCTTCGAGGCGTACGGCCGACGGATGCTCGCCACCCTCGTACGGGTCCCCGAGCTGGACGGCACGTTCCTGGAGATCGAGAGCCTGGTCCAGGAGGAAGCCGAGGTGGCCGCGGCCCTCGACGACATCCGCACGGTACTCGGCGACCTGGGCATCGTCCCGGAGGACCTCACCCGCGAGCTCTACACGGACGCGGTGGCGGCGGTCCGCCGTACCCGGCCCTGA
- a CDS encoding dihydrofolate reductase family protein, producing MPQPYVLLSAAVSLDGFLDDTGPERLLLSGPADFDRVDEVRAASDAILIGAGTLRTDNPRLLVNSPERRAARVAAELPEYPLKVTVSASGDLDPTARFWHTGGEKAVYTTDKGAERLRALGLPAGPNGVDVVSVGPDLEWPALLDHLGDVRGVRRLMVEGGGRVHTQLLQQGLADEVQLAVAPVFVGEADAPRLFGAGAYPGGPKSRLRLLETRPVGDIVLIRYAPTVPGVGSAVSPADRHWLALACELAAECPPSQTAFSVGAVVVAEDGAELARGHSREDGDPVAHAEEAALAKLGSTDPRLASATVYSSLEPCARRASRPAPCARLLLDAGVRRVVTAWREPDTFVEDAAVGNAVLSAEGAEVVVLAGYEERAKAPNKHLVG from the coding sequence ATGCCCCAGCCCTACGTCCTGTTGTCCGCCGCCGTCTCCCTCGACGGCTTCCTGGACGACACCGGGCCCGAACGGCTGCTGCTCTCGGGCCCGGCCGACTTCGACCGGGTCGACGAGGTGCGCGCGGCGAGCGACGCCATCCTGATCGGCGCCGGCACCCTGCGCACCGACAACCCCCGGCTGCTGGTCAACTCCCCCGAGCGCCGCGCTGCCCGCGTCGCCGCCGAGCTCCCGGAGTACCCGCTGAAGGTGACGGTCAGCGCGTCCGGCGATCTCGACCCGACGGCCCGGTTCTGGCACACGGGCGGCGAGAAGGCCGTGTACACGACGGACAAGGGCGCGGAGCGACTGCGCGCGCTCGGCCTGCCGGCCGGGCCGAACGGTGTGGACGTGGTGTCCGTCGGCCCCGATCTGGAGTGGCCCGCCCTCCTCGACCACCTCGGAGACGTACGCGGTGTCCGGCGCCTCATGGTGGAGGGCGGCGGCCGGGTGCACACCCAGCTGCTCCAGCAAGGGCTCGCGGACGAGGTGCAGCTGGCCGTCGCGCCGGTGTTCGTGGGAGAGGCGGACGCGCCGCGGCTGTTCGGCGCGGGCGCGTATCCCGGGGGGCCGAAGAGCCGGCTGCGGCTGCTGGAGACCCGGCCGGTCGGCGACATCGTCCTCATCCGGTACGCCCCCACCGTCCCCGGCGTCGGATCGGCCGTCTCCCCCGCCGACCGGCACTGGCTCGCGCTGGCCTGCGAACTGGCCGCCGAGTGCCCGCCCTCGCAGACCGCGTTCAGCGTGGGGGCGGTCGTGGTCGCCGAGGACGGGGCTGAACTGGCCCGCGGCCACTCCCGCGAGGACGGCGATCCCGTGGCCCACGCCGAGGAGGCCGCCCTCGCCAAGCTCGGCTCCACCGACCCCCGCCTCGCCTCCGCCACGGTCTACAGCAGCCTGGAACCGTGCGCCCGCCGCGCCTCCCGCCCCGCACCCTGCGCCCGGCTCCTCCTCGACGCGGGCGTCCGCCGCGTCGTCACGGCCTGGCGTGAGCCGGACACGTTCGTCGAGGACGCCGCCGTCGGCAACGCGGTGCTGTCGGCGGAGGGGGCCGAGGTCGTCGTCCTGGCGGGGTACGAGGAGCGGGCGAAGGCGCCCAACAAGCATTTGGTCGGCTGA
- a CDS encoding MarR family winged helix-turn-helix transcriptional regulator, translating to MTTRWLTPEEQRAWRAYVAASSLLEDALDRQLQQEAGLPHLYYSVLAALSEAPDRRMRMTDLAKHLKITRSRLTYVVTRLEKDGVVRREDCQWDKRGSVAVLTDEGMALLERAAPGHVETVRKAVFDHLSPEQIGQFEEICAAIATAIQGGDPRAVAGSDDLPWRRRACPSSQSGQ from the coding sequence ATGACGACCCGCTGGCTCACCCCCGAGGAGCAGCGTGCCTGGCGCGCCTACGTGGCCGCGAGCTCGCTCCTGGAGGACGCGCTCGACCGGCAGCTCCAGCAGGAGGCCGGCCTGCCGCACCTCTACTACTCCGTACTCGCCGCCCTCTCCGAGGCGCCGGACCGCCGGATGCGGATGACCGATCTTGCCAAACACCTGAAGATCACGCGCAGTCGGCTGACGTACGTCGTGACCCGGCTGGAGAAGGACGGCGTGGTGCGGCGCGAGGACTGCCAGTGGGACAAACGGGGCAGTGTCGCGGTGCTCACCGATGAGGGCATGGCCCTGTTGGAGCGTGCGGCGCCGGGCCACGTCGAAACGGTCCGCAAGGCCGTCTTCGACCACCTCAGCCCCGAGCAGATCGGCCAGTTCGAGGAGATCTGCGCGGCCATCGCGACGGCGATCCAGGGCGGGGACCCGCGGGCGGTCGCCGGCTCCGACGACCTGCCGTGGCGCCGCCGCGCGTGTCCGTCGAGCCAGTCCGGTCAGTAG
- the ribA gene encoding GTP cyclohydrolase II — translation MPDFPAATPRARVRVPLRFHDGYGVDTEMVTFHGLVDGQEHLAIVLGDPAPGTAPLVRLHSECLTGDVFGSARCDCGPQLREAVERIADRGGVLLYLRQEGRGIGLYNKLDAYALQDQGLDTYEANAALGLPEDARDYTAAAQMLGALGIDELDLLSNNPDKAQQLRDLGVGVRDRVPTGVFTTAHNVRYLRAKVLQTHHTLLLPELTGLTAG, via the coding sequence ATGCCCGACTTTCCCGCTGCCACCCCGCGTGCCCGCGTCCGGGTACCGCTGCGTTTCCACGACGGCTACGGCGTCGACACCGAAATGGTCACCTTCCACGGCCTCGTCGACGGCCAGGAGCACCTGGCGATCGTCCTCGGTGACCCCGCGCCCGGCACGGCCCCGCTGGTCCGGCTGCATTCGGAGTGCCTGACCGGCGACGTCTTCGGCTCGGCCCGCTGCGACTGCGGTCCGCAGCTGCGCGAGGCGGTGGAGCGGATCGCCGACCGTGGCGGGGTCCTCCTCTACCTCCGCCAGGAGGGCCGGGGCATCGGTCTCTACAACAAGCTCGACGCGTACGCCCTCCAGGACCAGGGCCTCGACACGTACGAGGCGAACGCGGCGCTCGGCCTGCCGGAGGACGCCCGCGACTACACGGCGGCGGCCCAGATGCTGGGTGCCCTCGGCATCGACGAGCTGGACCTGCTCTCGAACAACCCCGACAAGGCGCAGCAGCTCCGCGACCTGGGCGTAGGCGTCCGCGACCGCGTCCCCACGGGCGTCTTCACCACCGCTCACAACGTCCGCTACCTCCGCGCGAAGGTCCTCCAGACCCACCACACGCTCCTCCTGCCGGAGCTGACGGGACTGACGGCGGGCTGA